Genomic window (Daucus carota subsp. sativus chromosome 5, DH1 v3.0, whole genome shotgun sequence):
TGCCATCTTTCAATGGTTCAATATGCATTAATATCTTATATCTAACAATGGAAAGGAACAGTGTCATCTAGGCTAATTTTTTGAGGAAATATAGTAGTTTTGTTACTACACCTTTATTTCCCCTCCTATTTTATGGTTCTAGTCTTGCTAAATCTGGGATAAAGTTAGTCTCTGTGATGTTATCTTGTTCCACGTTTCGCAGTTCTGGTTATTTTTTTCTAGATTTGTATTAAATTCACCCTCTTGACACTATTttgctttaaaataaaattttgtgtgCCTAACACTCTAACTCTAAATAGATCTTTTTCacccatatatttttatttaagtaaTTCTATGTGTAATCTAGATTAATATCATGAGATGGGTTTatggtaatatatatttttgaaaggaAGTTTAAGATAAAActattattgtttttttcttttcttgctaTAACttgatttctttctttttgccaAAAGTTTGCTGCTAAGTTATGCACTATCAATGAAGGGGGAAGTTGATGTAGTACTGCATTCTTTCActctttaataaatttatagttAACTGCCTCAGTTTTGGTGTAAGACTGTAAGGTAAGATGGCAATGATGTTCTTTTTCTGGGTTCTACGCGAGATTTAGATAAGCTCGACAATCGGTTTAGGAGACGTCGGGTTAAAAACGATGAGTACAAATGAAAGTAAAGGGAGTTAGAGGGAACTGAGATGTTCATGTATTATAGGCTTCGTAAAAGGACAATTGTAACTACGTGTAGTCGTGATATATTTACAAAAGTCGTCACTCGTAGTTGTCAATAAAAGCTAACACCTGTTGAGCGGAATCGTCCAACACGGACTTTTTGTCACCACTTTGCAATACTTTAaggttaatataataaatatccaTAAATGAAGAATCAGATTATTAGTAATAGGCATTTGTCAAAAGATGGGAAATAATTAAATTCTTATTAGTCTTTACACTAGAGATTTTGAGAATAGTAAGACCTCATCAAATGACTCTCTTTAATAAGTTTGAGCTTTTCTTTTTAAGTATCTTCTTATGGTTAAAAAAACTTAGTATCATGCCCTCTACCTCGTTTTACAAAGGAAAATGAACGGTATCTTCTaggctaatattttttttaattatttttttcgtgTACATTaattttcccttgcttttcattGTGCAAGTCTTTCTAAATCCATAATAAAAATTTTCACCCCATGTTCAACACTGATAAATTTTATCAGATAAATTCATggcaacatatattttttaccGGAAATGTTAGGCTAGAACAAGTCTTTCGTTTTTCCTactattgtttttttttgttttcgaAGAAGTCCCTCCTAAGCTATGCAGTATGTATGAAGGGGACATTTAATGAGTTTAAACAGGATAGAACTATAATCATTCATTATGTGGTAGAATCTATTGTTAACCAGCTCAGTTTTTGTGCATGGCTAAATAGCAAATGAGGTTGTTTCTATGGCTTTTAGCTTTAGTTGTGcggaaaataattaatcaaacgAGTTTCTATCAAAAAGATTTTAGGTTGCCATTTTACTGATTATCATAAACACTGTAAGGCTAGAATGCAATTTACTCTTATTGTGGGGTAAATCTATTGTTGAATTCAGAACACCCTTGATGCATTTTTTTTCCCAGATGCTAtcttcaacaaggattgaaagAGGGAAACTAAGAAGACGATTATAAAGGAAAAGCTTTTGGAGATCTGGATGTACCACCAACAGCTTGAAATATAAGGTGCATGATAAGGGATATGATGTTGCAGTGGGGTAGAAATTCTGTGCGATCACTTAATCTAGAAGCAGGATATGAGTCCATAGATATGCCTCGCAATTGTTAGAATTCAAACTCTCCCAAATGAAGTAATATTGGAAACAGAAAATGGAAGCTGGGGTTGATAAAATACATTGCAGTCAagtgtaaaaaataaaagagcAGCAGCTTGGTCAAATAAACATCTGGGGGTTTATAGATTTAATAGAAGCAGTAATATGAAGGCAAGAAAATATAGAGGGTCAATTGTGGTGtgctgaaaatataaacaagcaTCCTAATATAAGCTGTTGGTATAAAATCACAAGGTGGCTAAACAGGTGAACTATAGCAGCTCCAGGAATCAAGGTTATAAGTAATGGTAGCTGTGCATGGGAGAAATAAAAGGTGGCTGTGCATGAGAACAGAAGAAAATATAGTAGGTTCTCCTGGTCAAAATAACAGCCTGCAGGTTGTAATAATGTCCTTAAAATATGGTAGGCTATTAATATGTATAAGGATAAAAATGCGAGGTGTGCAGTGATGTTAGAATGTAAACTTAAAGTCTATGAATAAGGCTGTCCATCTGTAGTAGATAACACACTGAGGAAAAAACTACAACAGCAGTTGTAGAGTGAGATAGAAGAGAGTAGAGAAAAAGCAAGGAGCTGTAGCTCGTTAGAAAGAAAAAAAGGCTGAAGCCTAGTGTGTGTGAAAAAATATAAGCATTGTATAGCTGCGtgttacattaatatacaagttGTGTGTTTGCATCTTAATATATCGAAGGTTTTTCGCTGTAAGGCCCATACACGTTTCCAACAAGTGGCATGAGAGCCGAGGTTTCGTTCGAGAAAAAGAATGGTAAGTTTCCTGGAAGCCCAAGTTCCAATGTTGACGGACACAAATTATGGAGACTGGAGTATGCAAATGAAGGAATTACtctatttttatgatatttggGATATAGTCGAAAGCGGGTATGATGAGTTCACATCAGCGGCCGAAGTAGCTCTGTCAGAAGCCGAGAAGATGACATTAAATGGGTGCAGGAGCAAAAATAACAAGGCATGTTTCATGATTTATCAAGGTGTCGACGAATCCACCTTTGATAATATTGCACATGAAAAAAAAGCAAAAGACGCCTGGGAGATTCTGCAAAAATCATTCCAAGGAGTCGATAAAGAAAAAGAGGTGGAGCCTCAAGTATTGCATGGCGAGTTcgaaaatatgaaaatgaaaatttttgaaaatattgaaGAAAATGTTATGCGTTTGAAAACGgtaacaaaagaaataaaaagaaatgatGAAAGACTTGATAGTGAATGGGTAAAAGAAAATCTTCTTAGGTTGCTACCAAGGAAATTTGGTTATGACGTTAAATCTACAAAGGAGTACTCTTCAAGAATTTCAAGCGATGAGCTTGTAGATTCTTTTCTGGTCCACAAGCAACAAATGACTCGATACGACGACAAGAATCAATCGGAGGAAATACTAGAAAGTAAGGTGTCGAGACATTATAATTCAAGCAGAAGTGGCTTTCTAGGTAGAAAAGGTGGTTATCGAGGTAGACGTGAATGTGGAAGGAAACTGCTTGAGAGATGCCAGGAAAATGAAGGTCACCGATCATTTGGTCGTGGTAAAAATTTTAAAGGCTACAAGAAGAGatacaaaatttttatatgaccTGACAAATATTATCATGAAGCTGATAAGGTGgcatatatttcacaaaatggAAAGAAGCTCGGAATGCAAAGTCGAGTTTGAGGGGGAGTGTTAGAATTCAAACTCTCCCAAATGAAGTAATATTGGAAACAGAAAATGGAAGCTGGGGTTGATAAAATACATTGCAGTCAagtgtaaaaaataaaagagcAGCAGCTTGGTCAAATAAACATCCGGGGGTTTATAGATTTAATAGAAGCAGTAATATGAAGGCAAGAAAATATAGAGGGTCAATTGTGGTGtgctgaaaatataaacaagcaTCCTAATATAAGCTGTTGGTATAAAATCACAAGGTGGCTAAATAGGTGAACTATAGCAGCTCCAGGAATCAAGGTTATAAGTAATGGTAGCTGTGCATGGGAGAAATAAAAGGTGGCTGTGCATGAGAACAGAAGAAAATATAGTAGGTTCTCCTGGTCAAAATAACAGCCTGCAGGTTGTAATAATGTCCTTAAAATATGGTAGGCTATTAATATGTATTATAAGGATAAAAATGCGAGGTGTGCAGTGATGTTAGAATGTAAACTTAAAGCCTATAAATAAGGCTGTCCATCTGTAGTAGATAACACACTGAGGAAAAAACTACAACAGCAGTTGTAGAGTGAGATAGAAGAGAGTAGAGAAAAAGCAAGGAGCTGTAGCTCGTTAGAAAGAAAAAAAGGCTGAAGCCTAGTGTGTGTGAAAAAATATAAGCATTGTAGCTGCGtgttacattaatatacaagttGTGTGTTTGCATCTTAATATATCGAAGGTTTTTCGCTGTAAGGCCCATACACGTTTCCAACAGGaatggtatatatattttatcgaATAAGCCTCCGAATGATATAGATATATTATGATAGGGAAGGTATACATCATATTCATCCTTAAAGATAGTAATCAACTTTCTTTTTTCTCCTCTTCTAGACTTAGCACTTGAGCTGCCCCAAGGTAGCCCATGCATTTGCTATGGGCAATGCAGGCTCAGTTGCTGCTGGTGGATTAGGTTCAGTAAGAAATATAGGGATATTGAGTCTTTCTTCGTATCAACTCTCTACCTCTCTTATCATATGCAAGAGTTGCCTCAAGCTCTTTGTGTTATAGGTACCAATGTATGCATTATCTCCTCCATGTGAAGATTGTGCATACCACTTGCCTTTACCATTTTTTTCATACACACCTTTGTATAATTTGTGTGGTTTTTTCGACTCTTATCTTAAGGGATCAAGCTCCTCCTGCTCCGAGAAATTAATACAGTATAAGGAACCTCGAATCGATTTTCACAACTGCTATTCCCACACATCCAATACTTGGATTTTCCTTTGGGGGAATAGAAGTTGTGATAATCGATTCAAGATTTCTTatacttataaaaatatttttttaatccgaGATGGAATGTGCTTCAgataaactaataaatattataatcttgTTTTAGTTTCTCAGACCACGAAGGAGTTTGATCCCTTAAGATACGGGTCGAAAAAACCACACAAATTATACAAAAGTGTGTATGAAAAAAAGGTAAAGGCAAGGGGTATGCGGAATGTTCACATGGAGGAGATAATGCATACATTGGTACCTATGACACAGAGCTTGAGGCAGCTCTTGCAAGTGATAAGTGATTTCTTACTGAACATAATCCACCAGCAGCTACTGAGCCTGCATTCCCCATAGCAAATGCATCGGCTAGTTGTGTGCATGTCAATGTACCTTCGGGCAGCTGAATTAAGTGCTAACTTTGGAAGAGGTGGAAAACGAAAGCAGATTATTATCTCTTGTAATATAATGAGCAAGATATAGGGAGAAGTATTGAAAGGATGAAGAATATGGTCCGGTCTTTTATATGATATTGTATATGATCTTGGTGTTTATCTTACAAAGCCATACACGATAGGATATATATAGATACAACATAGATGATTCTAAATGCAAAATCAAGTAGTCCATGAACATATATAGGATACATGAACctgtatatacataaatatgaacattttataagatattctagaattttttgaattattttcaaACACTACCCCTTAATTCTCACTAGTACAACTAGCTTGTCAGGAA
Coding sequences:
- the LOC108221179 gene encoding uncharacterized protein LOC108221179, translated to MVSFLEAQVPMLTDTNYGDWSMQMKELLYFYDIWDIVESGYDEFTSAAEVALSEAEKMTLNGCRSKNNKACFMIYQGVDESTFDNIAHEKKAKDAWEILQKSFQGVDKEKEVEPQVLHGEFENMKMKIFENIEENVMRLKTVTKEIKRNDERLDSEWVKENLLRLLPRKFGYDVKSTKEYSSRISSDELVDSFLVHKQQMTRYDDKNQSEEILESKVSRHYNSSRSGFLGRKGGYRGRRECGRKLLERCQENEGHRSFGRGKNFKGYKKRYKIFI